The proteins below come from a single Streptomyces tubercidicus genomic window:
- a CDS encoding TDT family transporter, translating to MATLAQAPSRTDPAAPGTPHPPASVRHLGPNWYAAVMGTAIVANAGAALPLTAPGPRLVYQVVWALSALMLLTLLGARTVHWVRHGDQARRHLLDPAVAPFYGCLAMALLAVGGGTLAVGRDVIGVPAAVAVDAVLWTVGTLAGLVGAAAIPYLMVTRHRIEPGSASPVWLLPLVAPMVSAAVGPALVAHLPAGQGQRALLFGCYALFGMSLLATLLVLPLVLSRLIHHGPLPLALTPTLFLVLGPLGQSTTAVNNLADAAPGVVDPSTAHAMGAFAVLYGVPVMGFALLWLALATAMVVRAVRRGMGFSMTWWGFTFPLGTCVTGAAGLARHTGLGAFDWLAAALFAALVAAVAAAGARTANGLARGQLPAAPPPVTP from the coding sequence ATGGCAACCCTCGCGCAAGCACCTTCCCGCACCGACCCCGCCGCCCCCGGTACCCCGCACCCCCCGGCCTCGGTCCGCCATCTCGGGCCGAACTGGTACGCCGCCGTCATGGGCACCGCGATCGTCGCCAACGCCGGGGCCGCACTGCCGCTGACCGCGCCCGGTCCGCGCCTCGTCTACCAGGTGGTCTGGGCGCTCTCCGCGCTGATGCTGCTGACACTGCTGGGCGCCAGAACCGTGCACTGGGTCCGCCACGGCGACCAGGCGCGCCGCCATCTGCTGGACCCGGCCGTCGCCCCGTTCTACGGCTGCCTCGCGATGGCGCTGCTGGCGGTCGGCGGCGGCACGCTCGCGGTGGGCCGGGACGTCATCGGCGTACCGGCCGCGGTGGCCGTCGACGCCGTGCTGTGGACCGTGGGCACCCTGGCCGGTCTCGTCGGCGCCGCGGCGATCCCGTATCTGATGGTGACCCGGCACCGTATCGAGCCCGGCAGCGCCTCCCCCGTCTGGCTTCTGCCACTGGTCGCCCCGATGGTCTCGGCGGCGGTCGGCCCGGCGCTGGTGGCGCACCTCCCGGCCGGCCAGGGGCAGCGGGCCCTGCTGTTCGGCTGCTACGCCCTGTTCGGCATGTCCCTGCTGGCCACGCTGCTCGTGCTGCCGCTCGTGCTGTCCCGGCTGATCCACCACGGGCCACTGCCGCTGGCGCTGACCCCCACGCTGTTCCTCGTCCTCGGCCCGCTGGGCCAGTCCACCACCGCGGTGAACAACCTCGCCGATGCGGCGCCGGGTGTCGTGGACCCCTCCACCGCACACGCCATGGGCGCCTTCGCGGTGCTCTACGGCGTCCCGGTGATGGGCTTCGCGCTGCTCTGGCTGGCGCTCGCCACCGCGATGGTGGTCCGCGCCGTCCGCCGCGGTATGGGCTTCTCGATGACCTGGTGGGGCTTCACCTTCCCGCTCGGGACCTGCGTCACGGGCGCGGCGGGCCTGGCCCGGCACACCGGACTGGGCGCCTTCGACTGGCTCGCCGCGGCGCTGTTCGCGGCCCTGGTGGCGGCGGTGGCGGCGGCCGGTGCCCGTACCGCGAACGGCCTGGCCCGGGGACAACTGCCCGCCGCGCCCCCGCCGGTCACGCCGTAG
- a CDS encoding gamma-glutamyl-gamma-aminobutyrate hydrolase family protein produces MSQPLIGISTYQEEARWGVWNLPAALVPAGYPRLVQRSGGLAALLPPGDPATAAAAVARLDGLVIAGGADVQPARYGAEPHPRTGPPALDRDAWELALIEAALAGGVPLLGICRGLQLLNVALGGTLIQHLDGHAGAPGVFEQHEIKPVPGTLLGRTLPEAVAVPTYHHQAVDRIGRGLLASAHAEDGTIEALELPGAYGFALAVQWHPEAGDDTRVMDALVAAARGASPAE; encoded by the coding sequence ATGTCCCAGCCCCTCATCGGCATCAGCACGTACCAGGAAGAGGCCCGGTGGGGGGTGTGGAACCTGCCCGCCGCGCTGGTGCCCGCCGGTTACCCCCGGCTGGTGCAGCGCTCGGGCGGGCTGGCCGCGCTGCTGCCGCCGGGCGATCCGGCCACCGCCGCCGCGGCCGTCGCCCGTCTGGACGGCCTGGTGATCGCCGGCGGCGCGGATGTCCAGCCGGCCCGCTACGGCGCCGAGCCGCACCCCCGGACCGGCCCGCCCGCCCTGGACCGGGACGCCTGGGAACTGGCCCTGATCGAGGCCGCGTTGGCGGGCGGCGTACCGCTGCTGGGCATCTGCCGCGGGCTCCAGCTGCTGAACGTGGCGCTCGGCGGCACCCTGATCCAGCATCTCGACGGACACGCCGGAGCCCCCGGGGTCTTCGAGCAGCACGAGATCAAGCCGGTCCCCGGGACGCTGCTGGGCCGTACGCTCCCCGAGGCGGTCGCCGTGCCGACGTACCACCACCAGGCGGTGGACCGGATCGGCCGCGGGCTGCTGGCCTCGGCCCACGCGGAGGACGGCACCATCGAGGCGCTGGAACTCCCGGGCGCCTACGGCTTCGCGCTGGCGGTGCAGTGGCACCCGGAGGCCGGGGACGACACCCGGGTCATGGACGCGCTGGTGGCGGCGGCGCGCGGGGCGTCCCCGGCGGAGTGA
- a CDS encoding ABC transporter permease/substrate binding protein, which produces MPRIQIGSWAEGAVNWLRDNLDWLFTLITKVLNGLYDAIHTVLSGPEPLLLAGIFAVLAWWLRGLPAAVLAFLGFALIDSVEQWGPTIESLSLVLVACLITVLVAVPLGIWAARSRVVGGVLRPVLDLMQTMPAMVYLIPGILFFGLGVVPGIVATIVFAMPPAVRMTELGIRQVDAELVEAAEAFGTHPRRTLFRVQLPLALPTIMAGINQVIMLALSMVVIAGMVGGGGLGGSVYNAISSVDVALGSESGIAVVILAMYLDRMTGALNQRVSPLGRRALAKAQASLGGLKFLHWRPATSVAMVGIVVLALLAGGMGYFGKDAGKGGGNGRPISLGYVNWDEGKATTFLWKEILEQRGYKPKAQALEAGPLFAGQARGDIDVQTNAWLPTTHASYWKKYQDKLEDLGTWYDKTSLEIAVPSYMKDIKTLDDLKGKGGEFGGKITGIEPGAGEMKLLKEKVLKDYGLGGEYKVQASSTASMLTELDRSLHAKKPIAVTLWSPHWAYDKYKLTKLKDPKGSFGSGDGLHLLGRKGFAKDEPEVARWMKNFHLDEKQLTSLESDIKTAGEGHEQDGVRTWLKKHPGLVDKIAPSADASYAKGKDAGKAPNIGYPAWDEGIATTYLWKNILEKRGYKPNIRNLDVGPMWTGLSTGQIDVETDGWLPVAQKQYWDRYKKDLVDVGPWYDKTSLEIAVPSYVKGVKTLDDLREHKDEFQGKIIGIEPGTGEMKRLKDTVAPAYGLQDFEVTSAGTSAMLTELDRAYRKKEPVAVVLWSPHWAYSKYKLTKLADPKGTWGANNQIKTLGHKSFPEKFPEFHGWLKNWKMSPKELGSLEQDIQDAGKGNENKGVEKWIADHPGIVDKMAPVK; this is translated from the coding sequence GTGCCTAGGATCCAGATAGGCAGCTGGGCCGAGGGCGCCGTCAACTGGCTGCGCGACAACCTCGACTGGCTCTTCACCCTCATCACGAAGGTGCTGAACGGCCTCTACGACGCGATTCACACGGTCCTCTCCGGGCCCGAACCGCTGCTGCTGGCCGGTATTTTCGCGGTGCTCGCCTGGTGGCTGCGCGGGCTGCCGGCCGCCGTGCTCGCCTTCCTCGGCTTCGCCCTGATCGACTCGGTCGAACAGTGGGGACCGACCATCGAGTCGCTCTCCCTGGTGCTGGTGGCGTGCCTGATCACCGTGCTGGTCGCGGTGCCGCTCGGTATCTGGGCGGCCCGCAGCCGGGTCGTCGGCGGAGTGCTGCGTCCGGTCCTGGACCTGATGCAGACGATGCCGGCGATGGTCTACCTCATCCCCGGCATCCTCTTCTTCGGCCTCGGTGTCGTCCCCGGCATCGTCGCCACCATCGTCTTCGCCATGCCGCCCGCGGTCCGGATGACCGAACTCGGCATCCGGCAGGTCGACGCGGAACTGGTCGAGGCGGCCGAGGCGTTCGGCACCCACCCGCGGCGCACGCTCTTCCGCGTCCAGCTGCCGCTGGCGCTGCCCACGATCATGGCCGGTATCAACCAGGTCATCATGCTGGCGCTGTCCATGGTCGTCATCGCCGGCATGGTCGGCGGCGGCGGTCTCGGCGGGTCCGTCTACAACGCGATCAGCTCGGTCGACGTGGCGCTGGGTTCCGAGTCCGGCATCGCAGTCGTCATCCTCGCCATGTACCTGGACCGGATGACCGGCGCGCTCAACCAGCGGGTCTCGCCGCTCGGCCGGCGGGCGCTGGCCAAGGCGCAGGCGTCGCTCGGCGGGCTGAAGTTCCTGCACTGGCGGCCCGCCACCTCCGTGGCCATGGTCGGCATCGTCGTGCTGGCGCTGCTCGCCGGCGGGATGGGCTACTTCGGCAAGGACGCAGGCAAGGGCGGCGGCAACGGCCGGCCGATCAGCCTCGGCTACGTCAACTGGGACGAGGGCAAGGCCACCACCTTCCTCTGGAAGGAAATCCTGGAGCAGCGCGGCTACAAGCCCAAGGCCCAGGCCCTGGAGGCCGGTCCGCTGTTCGCCGGGCAGGCCCGCGGGGACATCGACGTCCAGACCAACGCCTGGCTGCCGACCACCCACGCCTCGTACTGGAAGAAGTACCAGGACAAGCTGGAGGACCTCGGCACCTGGTACGACAAGACCTCCCTGGAGATCGCGGTCCCGTCCTACATGAAGGACATCAAGACCCTCGACGATCTCAAGGGCAAGGGCGGCGAGTTCGGCGGCAAGATCACCGGTATCGAGCCGGGCGCCGGTGAGATGAAGCTGCTCAAGGAGAAGGTCCTCAAGGACTACGGCCTGGGTGGCGAGTACAAGGTCCAGGCGTCCAGCACCGCCTCCATGCTCACCGAGCTGGACCGCTCGCTGCACGCCAAGAAGCCGATCGCGGTCACCCTGTGGTCGCCGCACTGGGCGTACGACAAGTACAAGCTCACCAAGCTCAAGGACCCCAAGGGCTCCTTCGGCTCCGGTGACGGTCTGCACCTGCTGGGCCGCAAGGGCTTCGCCAAGGACGAGCCCGAGGTCGCCAGGTGGATGAAGAACTTCCACCTGGACGAGAAGCAGCTCACCAGCCTGGAGAGCGACATCAAGACCGCCGGTGAGGGCCATGAGCAGGACGGTGTGCGGACCTGGCTGAAGAAGCACCCCGGGCTGGTCGACAAGATCGCCCCGTCCGCGGACGCCTCGTACGCCAAGGGCAAGGACGCCGGCAAGGCGCCGAACATCGGCTACCCCGCATGGGACGAGGGCATCGCCACCACGTACCTGTGGAAGAACATCCTGGAGAAGCGCGGCTACAAGCCGAACATCCGCAATCTCGATGTCGGGCCGATGTGGACGGGACTGTCCACGGGCCAGATCGATGTGGAGACGGACGGCTGGCTGCCGGTCGCGCAGAAGCAGTACTGGGACAGGTACAAGAAGGATCTCGTCGACGTCGGGCCCTGGTACGACAAGACCTCGCTGGAGATCGCGGTGCCGTCCTACGTCAAGGGTGTGAAGACCCTGGACGATCTGCGCGAGCACAAGGACGAGTTCCAGGGCAAGATCATCGGCATTGAGCCGGGCACCGGCGAGATGAAGCGCCTCAAGGACACCGTCGCTCCCGCGTACGGCCTCCAGGACTTCGAGGTCACCTCGGCCGGCACCAGCGCCATGCTGACGGAGCTGGACCGGGCGTACCGCAAGAAGGAGCCGGTCGCGGTGGTGCTGTGGTCGCCGCACTGGGCGTACAGCAAGTACAAGCTCACCAAGCTCGCGGACCCCAAGGGCACCTGGGGCGCCAACAACCAGATCAAGACGCTCGGCCACAAGAGCTTCCCGGAGAAGTTCCCGGAGTTCCACGGCTGGCTGAAGAACTGGAAGATGAGCCCCAAGGAGCTCGGCAGCCTGGAGCAGGACATCCAGGACGCCGGTAAGGGCAACGAGAACAAGGGCGTCGAGAAGTGGATCGCCGACCATCCGGGCATCGTCGACAAGATGGCGCCGGTGAAGTAG
- a CDS encoding helical backbone metal receptor, protein MTGHRSPRRVVSLVPSLTEAVAASAPELLAGVTDWCSHPAGLDVPRIGGTKNPDVGGIAALAPDLVIANEEENRPQDLAALRAAGLTVLVTEVRTLDQAWGELARVLVAGCGLSRPEWLDAAEAAWRELPVPAAIGDSPARTELRAWGRTAVVPIWRRPWMVLGRDTFAGDVLARLGVRNLYADHADRYPRIPLDELNARGAELVVLPDEPYRFSAGDGPEAFPGLPAALVSGRSLTWYGPSLVEAPAALAAALAGAR, encoded by the coding sequence ATGACCGGTCACCGATCCCCCCGGCGTGTGGTGTCCCTGGTGCCCTCCCTCACCGAGGCGGTGGCGGCGTCCGCGCCCGAACTGCTGGCCGGGGTCACCGACTGGTGCAGCCACCCCGCCGGGCTCGATGTCCCCCGTATCGGCGGCACCAAGAATCCCGACGTCGGCGGGATCGCGGCACTGGCGCCGGATCTGGTGATCGCCAACGAGGAGGAGAACCGCCCGCAGGATCTGGCCGCGCTGCGGGCCGCCGGGCTGACCGTCCTGGTCACCGAGGTGCGGACGCTGGACCAGGCGTGGGGCGAGCTGGCGCGGGTGCTGGTGGCGGGCTGCGGATTGTCCCGGCCGGAGTGGCTGGACGCCGCCGAGGCCGCCTGGCGCGAGCTGCCGGTTCCGGCGGCGATTGGGGACTCCCCTGCTCGAACGGAGTTGAGAGCTTGGGGAAGGACGGCGGTGGTGCCGATCTGGCGCCGGCCGTGGATGGTGCTGGGCCGGGACACCTTCGCCGGTGATGTGCTGGCCCGTCTGGGCGTACGGAATCTGTACGCGGACCACGCCGACCGCTACCCCCGCATCCCGCTCGACGAGCTCAACGCCCGGGGCGCCGAGCTCGTCGTGCTGCCCGACGAGCCCTATCGCTTCAGTGCCGGGGACGGTCCCGAGGCGTTCCCCGGTCTGCCCGCCGCGCTGGTCAGCGGCCGCAGCCTGACCTGGTACGGGCCGTCGCTGGTGGAGGCCCCGGCCGCGCTGGCGGCGGCGCTGGCCGGGGCCCGGTGA
- a CDS encoding LysR family transcriptional regulator, with product MAHEDEAVAVSLSHRVPDLGALELLLAVARLGSLGRAARARGITQPAASSRIRSMERQLGVALVERSPRGSRLTDAGALVTDWARRVVEAAEAFDAGAQALRGQRDSRLRVAASMTIAEYLLPGWLIALRARRPGTAVSLLAGNSSVVAERLLSGAADLGFVEGLAVPPGLDGTVIGQDRLIVVAAPSHPWTRRRTELTAAELAATPLILRERGSGTRQVLDAALARHGGLADPLLELASTTAVKAAVVSEAAPSVLSELAVGEELTARRLVAIPVRGLRLGRELRAVWPAGQRPAGPARELLGLTRGAP from the coding sequence ATGGCTCATGAGGACGAGGCCGTCGCCGTATCGCTGTCGCACCGGGTCCCGGATCTCGGCGCGTTGGAGCTGTTGCTCGCCGTCGCCCGGCTCGGGAGTCTGGGGCGGGCGGCCCGTGCGCGGGGCATCACCCAGCCCGCCGCCAGCAGCCGTATCCGGTCGATGGAGCGGCAGTTGGGGGTGGCGCTGGTGGAGCGCTCACCGCGCGGCTCCCGGCTGACGGACGCCGGGGCGCTGGTGACGGACTGGGCGCGGCGGGTGGTGGAGGCGGCCGAGGCGTTCGACGCGGGGGCGCAGGCGCTGCGGGGGCAGCGGGATTCCCGGCTGCGGGTCGCGGCCAGCATGACGATCGCCGAGTATCTGCTGCCGGGCTGGCTGATCGCGCTGCGCGCCCGGCGGCCCGGCACCGCCGTCTCGCTGCTGGCGGGCAACTCCAGCGTGGTCGCCGAGCGGCTGCTGAGCGGCGCGGCGGATCTCGGTTTCGTCGAGGGGCTGGCGGTGCCGCCGGGGCTGGACGGGACGGTCATCGGGCAGGACCGGCTGATCGTGGTCGCCGCCCCGTCGCACCCCTGGACCCGCCGCCGTACGGAGCTGACCGCCGCCGAACTGGCCGCCACCCCGCTGATCCTGCGCGAGCGGGGTTCCGGGACCCGCCAGGTGCTGGACGCGGCGCTCGCCCGGCACGGCGGCCTGGCCGATCCGCTGCTGGAACTCGCCTCGACCACGGCGGTGAAGGCGGCGGTGGTGAGCGAGGCGGCGCCGTCCGTCCTCAGCGAACTGGCCGTGGGGGAGGAGCTGACCGCGCGCCGGCTGGTGGCGATTCCGGTGCGCGGACTGCGGCTCGGCCGTGAGCTGCGCGCCGTGTGGCCCGCCGGTCAGCGGCCGGCCGGCCCGGCCCGCGAACTGCTCGGGCTGACGCGCGGCGCGCCCTGA